In Thauera sp. JM12B12, one DNA window encodes the following:
- a CDS encoding RnfABCDGE type electron transport complex subunit D, translating into MIHSPYVRKPVSVQRTMGLVLVALLPGIAAYVWQAGTGILVNLLIATLTAVLAEALAMHLRKRSIAVAVGDLSAVLTAWLVVLSLPAIVPWWLTVIAVLVAVLAVKQLYGGLGQNPFNPAMVAYCTMIVAFPALMSQWPALGGLGFDDQLALILGGARELDAITGATALDSLRTGLRAAGATVESVARGPAFGVFGSQGWEWVAAGYALGGLFLLAKGIITWHMPVAFIAALGGLAGVFWLIDPAHYASPLFHLASGGAMLAAFFIVTDPVSGATTPRGKLLFAAGVGIIVWLIRNFGAYPDGIAFGVLLMNICVPLLDMKTQPRVFGHREAAGGDK; encoded by the coding sequence ATGATCCACTCTCCCTACGTCCGCAAACCGGTCAGCGTGCAGCGCACGATGGGCCTCGTGCTGGTCGCACTGCTGCCCGGCATCGCCGCCTACGTCTGGCAGGCGGGCACCGGCATCCTGGTCAACCTGCTGATCGCCACCCTCACCGCGGTGCTTGCCGAAGCCCTCGCGATGCACCTGCGCAAGCGCTCGATCGCGGTCGCGGTCGGCGACCTGTCGGCGGTGCTCACCGCCTGGCTGGTCGTGCTCAGCCTGCCGGCGATCGTGCCATGGTGGCTCACCGTGATCGCCGTGCTGGTGGCGGTCCTCGCCGTCAAGCAGCTCTACGGCGGCCTCGGCCAGAACCCCTTCAACCCGGCGATGGTCGCCTACTGCACGATGATCGTCGCCTTTCCGGCGCTGATGTCGCAGTGGCCGGCCCTGGGCGGCCTGGGCTTCGACGACCAGCTGGCGCTGATCCTGGGCGGCGCGCGCGAGCTCGACGCCATCACCGGCGCGACCGCGCTCGACAGCCTGCGCACCGGCCTGCGTGCGGCGGGCGCCACGGTCGAGTCGGTCGCCCGGGGGCCGGCCTTCGGCGTGTTCGGCAGCCAGGGCTGGGAGTGGGTCGCTGCCGGCTATGCGCTCGGTGGCCTGTTCCTGCTCGCCAAGGGCATCATCACCTGGCACATGCCGGTGGCCTTCATCGCCGCGCTCGGCGGCCTGGCCGGCGTGTTCTGGCTCATCGACCCGGCGCACTACGCCTCGCCGCTGTTCCATCTGGCCAGCGGCGGAGCGATGCTGGCGGCCTTCTTCATCGTCACCGACCCGGTATCGGGCGCCACCACGCCGCGCGGCAAGCTGCTGTTCGCCGCCGGCGTCGGCATCATCGTCTGGCTCATCCGCAACTTCGGCGCCTATCCCGACGGGATTGCCTTCGGCGTCTTGCTGATGAACATCTGCGTGCCGCTGCTCGACATGAAGACCCAGCCGCGCGTGTTCGGCCATCGCGAAGCGGCAGGGGGCGACAAGTGA
- a CDS encoding RnfABCDGE type electron transport complex subunit G produces the protein MSARYSATRTSLRTGAIMLLFTLVFTALMASTYRVTRPAIEASMQEAQQRLINEVLPPASYDNDLLADVVRLAPAAAPGMDAGARVWRARKGTEPVALIVEGAASDGYAGRIELVVAIGRDGRLSGVRVTAHKETPGLGDYIDPKKDRRKDAPWIGQFACATWTDVNTAEWSVRKDGGSFDYRAGATISARAVTRAVGRITAAATARLDALFAAPAGSLLGDES, from the coding sequence GTGAGCGCGCGCTACTCCGCCACCCGCACCTCGCTGCGCACCGGCGCCATCATGCTGCTGTTCACCCTGGTGTTCACCGCGCTGATGGCCTCGACCTACCGTGTCACCCGACCCGCGATCGAGGCCTCGATGCAGGAAGCCCAGCAGCGCCTGATCAACGAGGTGCTGCCGCCCGCGAGCTACGACAACGACCTGCTCGCCGACGTGGTCCGCCTCGCCCCCGCCGCCGCGCCAGGCATGGACGCCGGTGCGCGCGTGTGGCGCGCGCGCAAGGGTACGGAGCCGGTGGCGCTCATCGTCGAAGGCGCGGCGAGCGACGGCTACGCGGGCCGCATCGAGCTCGTGGTCGCGATCGGCCGCGACGGCCGCCTCAGCGGCGTGCGCGTCACCGCCCACAAGGAGACGCCGGGCCTGGGCGACTACATCGACCCCAAGAAGGACCGCCGCAAGGACGCGCCCTGGATCGGCCAGTTCGCCTGCGCCACGTGGACCGACGTCAACACCGCCGAGTGGAGCGTGCGCAAGGACGGCGGCAGTTTCGACTATCGCGCCGGCGCCACCATCAGCGCGCGCGCGGTGACCCGCGCCGTCGGCCGCATCACCGCCGCGGCCACCGCACGGCTGGACGCGCTCTTCGCCGCGCCCGCCGGCAGCCTGCTGGGAGACGAATCATGA
- a CDS encoding electron transport complex subunit E, translating into MSPQQFREISWNGLWKQNPGLAQLLGLCPILAISTSMVNAVSLGLATILVMAVANLAVSALRNFIPYEIRIPVFILIIAALVTVVDLSFNAFFHDLYLVLGIFIPLIVTNCIVLARVEAFAAKNDPLTSTIDGVMMGIGLVWVLGVLGAIRELIGAGTLLSGIEMIIPGASAISVFGDDYPGFLIAILPPGAFFALGMLIAAFNAINAHLAARARRRPPPAPVAAPAAKSADGSEPAAAS; encoded by the coding sequence ATGAGCCCGCAACAATTCCGCGAGATTTCCTGGAACGGCCTGTGGAAGCAGAACCCCGGCCTCGCCCAGTTGCTCGGCCTGTGCCCGATCCTGGCCATCAGCACCAGCATGGTCAACGCGGTGAGCCTCGGCCTCGCCACCATCCTGGTGATGGCGGTCGCCAACCTCGCGGTGTCGGCGCTGCGCAACTTCATCCCCTACGAGATCCGCATTCCGGTCTTCATCCTCATCATCGCCGCGCTGGTCACCGTGGTCGATCTGTCGTTCAACGCCTTCTTCCACGACCTCTACCTGGTGCTCGGCATCTTCATCCCGCTCATCGTCACCAACTGCATCGTGCTCGCGCGCGTCGAGGCCTTCGCGGCCAAGAACGACCCGCTCACGTCGACGATCGACGGTGTCATGATGGGCATCGGCCTGGTCTGGGTGCTCGGCGTGCTCGGCGCCATCCGCGAGCTGATCGGTGCCGGAACGCTGCTCTCCGGCATCGAGATGATCATCCCCGGCGCCTCGGCGATCAGCGTCTTCGGCGATGACTATCCCGGCTTCCTGATCGCCATCCTGCCTCCGGGCGCGTTCTTCGCGCTCGGCATGCTGATCGCCGCCTTCAATGCGATCAACGCCCACCTCGCCGCGCGTGCGCGCCGCCGCCCGCCCCCGGCACCGGTAGCCGCGCCGGCAGCGAAGTCCGCCGACGGCAGCGAGCCGGCCGCGGCGAGCTGA
- the nth gene encoding endonuclease III, producing MKREAIREFFRRLHDANPNPQTELEYASPYQLLVAVVLSAQATDRSVNLATRKLFALAPTPEAMVTLGEAGIADCIKTIGLFRNKAKNTLALSRLLLERHGGEVPPVREALEALPGVGRKTANVVLNTVFRQPAMAVDTHIFRLANRTGLAPGKDVVEVEKALLRRVPRDYLLDAHHWLILHGRYVCTARKPKCGECSVRDLCGFRDKTD from the coding sequence ATGAAGCGCGAGGCGATCCGCGAGTTCTTCCGCCGCCTGCACGACGCTAACCCGAACCCGCAGACCGAGCTCGAGTACGCCTCGCCCTACCAGCTGCTGGTTGCCGTGGTGCTGTCGGCGCAGGCCACCGACCGCAGCGTCAATCTCGCCACGCGCAAGCTGTTCGCGCTCGCGCCCACGCCCGAGGCCATGGTGACGCTCGGCGAGGCCGGCATCGCCGACTGCATCAAGACCATCGGCCTGTTCCGCAACAAGGCAAAGAACACACTGGCGCTCTCGCGTCTGCTGCTCGAGCGCCACGGCGGCGAGGTGCCGCCGGTGCGCGAGGCGCTCGAGGCCCTGCCCGGCGTCGGCCGCAAGACGGCCAACGTGGTGCTCAACACCGTTTTCCGCCAGCCGGCGATGGCGGTGGACACCCACATCTTCCGCCTCGCCAACCGCACCGGCCTGGCGCCCGGCAAGGACGTGGTGGAAGTCGAGAAGGCGCTGCTGCGCCGGGTACCCAGGGACTACCTGCTCGACGCCCACCACTGGCTGATCCTGCACGGTCGCTACGTCTGCACCGCACGCAAGCCCAAGTGCGGCGAGTGCAGCGTGCGCGACCTGTGCGGCTTCCGTGACAAGACCGACTGA
- a CDS encoding DUF1841 family protein, with amino-acid sequence MFNPSRDQVRSFFIETWRKYLAKEVLTPMETIAADIIGLHPEYHAVVEDPDAVHRDFPPEAGQINPFLHLSLHLAIEEQLSIDQPPGIRAAFEAACTRRGDRHEAMHDALECLGEMLFDAQRKGTPPDGAAYVGALRKRAGLAL; translated from the coding sequence ATGTTCAACCCCAGCCGCGACCAGGTGCGCAGCTTCTTCATCGAAACCTGGCGCAAGTACCTGGCCAAGGAGGTGCTGACGCCGATGGAGACCATCGCCGCCGACATCATCGGCCTCCATCCCGAGTACCACGCCGTGGTCGAGGACCCGGACGCGGTGCACCGCGACTTCCCGCCAGAGGCCGGACAGATCAACCCCTTCCTGCACCTGTCGCTGCACCTGGCCATCGAGGAGCAACTCTCGATCGATCAGCCGCCAGGCATCCGCGCCGCCTTCGAGGCCGCCTGCACGCGCCGCGGCGACCGCCACGAGGCGATGCACGACGCGCTCGAGTGCCTCGGCGAGATGCTGTTCGACGCCCAGCGCAAGGGCACCCCACCCGACGGCGCGGCCTATGTCGGGGCGCTGCGCAAGCGCGCCGGGCTGGCGCTCTGA
- a CDS encoding aminotransferase class V-fold PLP-dependent enzyme, with protein MPGLLPNVDPDGLLEYSVVYTDRSLNHMSKAFQGVMRELSATLKKVYHAHAVAIVPGSGTFGMEAVARQFATGRKTLVIRNGWFSYRWTQIFEMGNIPAESVVLKARQVRDEAQAPFIPAPIDEVVAAIRQHRPDVVFAPHVETSAGMILPDDYLRAVADATHEVGGLFVLDCIASGTIWVDMDALGVDVLVSAPQKGWTASPCCAMVMMSATARERIEGTASTSFACDLKKWLQIMETYEGGAHAYHATMPTDGLVTLRDVMRETEAYGFDKVKEEQLELGRRVRALLEARGFASVAAAGFQAPGVVVSYTTDDAIKTGTKFAAEGLQIAAGVPLACDERADYKSFRIGLFGLDKLHNIARSVATLEKALDHLA; from the coding sequence ATGCCCGGTCTGCTGCCCAACGTCGATCCCGATGGCCTGCTCGAATACTCGGTGGTCTACACCGACCGCTCGCTCAACCACATGTCGAAGGCCTTCCAGGGCGTCATGCGCGAACTGTCCGCCACGCTGAAGAAGGTCTACCACGCCCACGCGGTGGCGATCGTGCCCGGCAGCGGCACCTTCGGCATGGAAGCGGTGGCGCGCCAGTTCGCCACCGGCAGGAAGACCCTGGTGATCCGCAACGGCTGGTTCAGCTACCGGTGGACGCAGATCTTCGAGATGGGGAACATCCCCGCCGAATCCGTTGTGCTCAAGGCCCGCCAGGTGCGCGACGAGGCGCAGGCGCCGTTCATCCCGGCGCCGATCGACGAGGTCGTCGCCGCCATCCGCCAGCACCGTCCCGACGTGGTGTTCGCACCGCACGTCGAGACCTCGGCCGGCATGATCCTGCCCGACGACTACCTGCGCGCGGTGGCCGACGCCACGCACGAGGTCGGTGGCCTGTTCGTGCTCGACTGCATCGCCTCGGGCACGATCTGGGTGGACATGGACGCGCTCGGCGTCGACGTGCTGGTGAGCGCGCCGCAGAAGGGCTGGACCGCCTCGCCCTGCTGCGCGATGGTCATGATGAGCGCGACCGCGCGCGAGCGCATCGAGGGCACCGCCAGCACCAGCTTCGCCTGCGACCTCAAGAAGTGGCTGCAGATCATGGAGACCTACGAGGGCGGCGCCCACGCCTACCACGCCACCATGCCCACCGACGGCCTGGTGACGCTGCGTGACGTGATGCGCGAGACCGAGGCCTACGGCTTCGACAAGGTCAAGGAAGAGCAGCTCGAGCTCGGCCGCCGCGTGCGCGCGCTGCTCGAGGCGCGCGGCTTTGCGAGCGTGGCGGCGGCCGGCTTCCAGGCTCCGGGCGTGGTGGTGAGCTACACCACGGACGACGCCATCAAGACCGGCACCAAGTTCGCCGCCGAAGGCCTGCAGATCGCCGCCGGCGTGCCGCTCGCCTGCGATGAGCGCGCGGACTACAAGAGCTTCCGCATCGGTCTCTTCGGCCTGGACAAGCTGCACAACATCGCGCGCAGCGTCGCCACGCTCGAGAAGGCGCTCGACCACCTCGCCTGA
- the cueR gene encoding Cu(I)-responsive transcriptional regulator — MNIGKAAAASGVSAKMIRYYESIGLLPAARRTDAGYRFYTDEDVHVLRFIRRARDLGFAVADIGELLALWRDQGRASADVKRIALGHVAALERKIAELQGMVDTLHALAEHCHGDARPDCPILADLDARGVPASCGSGPAREVGE; from the coding sequence ATGAACATCGGCAAGGCCGCCGCCGCATCGGGCGTGTCGGCGAAGATGATCCGCTACTACGAGTCGATCGGCCTGCTGCCGGCGGCGCGGCGCACGGATGCCGGTTACCGCTTCTACACCGACGAGGACGTGCATGTGCTGCGCTTCATCCGCCGTGCGCGCGACCTCGGTTTCGCGGTGGCGGACATCGGCGAGCTGCTCGCGCTGTGGCGCGATCAGGGGCGCGCGAGCGCGGATGTGAAGCGCATCGCGCTCGGTCACGTCGCCGCGCTCGAGCGCAAGATCGCCGAACTGCAAGGGATGGTCGATACGCTGCACGCACTGGCCGAGCATTGCCATGGCGACGCGCGACCCGACTGCCCGATCCTGGCGGACCTCGACGCCCGCGGCGTCCCGGCAAGCTGCGGGAGCGGGCCTGCCCGCGAAGTGGGCGAATGA
- a CDS encoding heavy metal translocating P-type ATPase, which produces MNSNTQSATAEAVRTLRVAGMTCASCVAHVERALMKVEGVQAASVNLANETATVTAPASVPLAALVEAVAKAGYTVRRDSLELDIEGMSCAACVGRVEKVLQRVPGVLTANVNLAARRAHVEIAGEVPTAALVAAVKKAGFGATPAAEVAEGAREADAAAEEAALRRAVWIAAALTLPVFVLEMGAHLVPGMHDWVMATIGHRESWLLQFVLTSAVMFGPGLRFFRKGVPALLRGAPDMNALVAVGTAAAWGYSVVALFAPALLPEGTVNVYFEAAAVIITLILVGRLLEARARGRTSDAIRRLMRIQPRTARVRRGAEVVELSIAEVAVGDVVEVRPGEKVAVDGEVVAGASFVDESMITGEPVPVEKTAGATVVGGTLNTRGAFAFRATRVGADTVLAQIIRMVETAQGAKLPIQGMVDKVTMVFVPVVMGLAALAFLAWLLLGAAWLPAEVPALSFALVNAVAVLIVACPCAMGLATPTSIMVATGRAAQMGVLFRKGDALQLLRDAAVVAVDKTGTLTVGKPQLTDLVVAEGFERADVLARVAAVERTSEHPIAEAIVAAARADGLERAAAEGFEAEAGYGVRAQVGGQRVEVGADRLMRRLGLDVGVFADAAARLANEGKSPLYAAIDGRLAAILAVADPLKPSSVAAVKALHALGLKVAMITGDNERTARAIARQAGIDEVIAEVLPDGKVAALRTLAGRDGEGEAAGRRVAFVGDGINDAPALAEADVGIAIGTGTDVAIESADVVLMSGDLMGVPRAIALSRATMRNIGQNLFWAFAYNAALIPLAAGVFYPAFGLLLSPVFAAAAMSMSSVFVLGNALRLRRFGADLPVAAEGGTP; this is translated from the coding sequence ATGAACAGCAACACGCAAAGCGCAACCGCAGAGGCGGTGCGCACGCTCAGGGTCGCCGGCATGACCTGCGCCTCGTGCGTGGCGCACGTCGAACGCGCCCTGATGAAGGTCGAGGGCGTGCAGGCGGCGAGCGTCAACCTGGCGAACGAGACCGCCACCGTGACCGCGCCCGCCTCGGTGCCGCTGGCGGCGCTGGTCGAGGCGGTGGCGAAGGCGGGCTACACGGTGCGGCGCGACAGCCTGGAGCTCGACATCGAGGGCATGAGCTGCGCGGCCTGCGTGGGCCGCGTCGAGAAGGTGCTGCAACGCGTGCCCGGCGTGCTGACGGCGAACGTCAACCTCGCCGCCCGCCGCGCTCATGTCGAGATCGCCGGCGAGGTGCCGACTGCGGCCCTGGTCGCGGCGGTGAAGAAGGCGGGGTTTGGCGCCACGCCAGCGGCCGAGGTCGCCGAGGGCGCGCGCGAGGCCGACGCCGCCGCCGAGGAGGCGGCGCTGCGGCGCGCGGTGTGGATCGCGGCGGCGCTCACCCTGCCGGTGTTCGTGCTCGAGATGGGCGCGCACCTGGTCCCGGGCATGCACGACTGGGTCATGGCGACGATCGGCCACCGCGAGAGCTGGCTGCTGCAGTTCGTGCTCACCAGCGCGGTGATGTTCGGACCGGGGCTGCGCTTCTTCCGAAAGGGCGTGCCGGCGCTGCTGCGTGGCGCGCCCGACATGAACGCGCTGGTGGCGGTGGGCACCGCGGCGGCCTGGGGTTATTCCGTGGTGGCGCTGTTTGCGCCCGCGCTGTTGCCGGAAGGCACGGTCAATGTGTATTTCGAGGCGGCGGCGGTAATCATCACCCTGATCCTGGTCGGGCGTCTGCTCGAGGCGCGCGCGCGCGGCCGCACCAGCGACGCGATCCGTCGCCTGATGCGTATCCAGCCGCGCACTGCGCGCGTGCGGCGCGGCGCCGAGGTGGTGGAGCTGTCGATCGCCGAGGTCGCGGTGGGCGACGTGGTCGAGGTGCGTCCGGGCGAGAAGGTGGCCGTCGATGGCGAGGTGGTGGCGGGCGCGTCCTTCGTTGACGAGTCGATGATCACCGGCGAGCCGGTGCCGGTGGAGAAGACCGCCGGCGCAACCGTGGTCGGCGGCACCCTCAACACCCGCGGAGCCTTCGCCTTCCGCGCCACGCGGGTGGGGGCGGATACCGTGCTGGCGCAGATCATCCGCATGGTCGAGACGGCGCAGGGCGCCAAGCTGCCGATCCAGGGGATGGTCGACAAGGTCACCATGGTCTTCGTGCCGGTGGTGATGGGTCTGGCGGCGCTCGCCTTTCTCGCCTGGCTGCTGCTCGGCGCAGCCTGGCTGCCGGCGGAGGTGCCGGCGCTCAGCTTCGCGCTGGTCAATGCGGTGGCGGTGCTGATCGTCGCCTGCCCATGCGCGATGGGCTTGGCAACGCCGACTTCGATCATGGTCGCCACCGGGCGTGCAGCGCAGATGGGCGTGCTGTTCCGCAAGGGGGATGCGCTGCAGTTGCTGCGCGACGCGGCCGTGGTGGCGGTGGACAAGACGGGCACGCTCACCGTGGGCAAGCCGCAGCTCACCGACCTGGTGGTGGCGGAAGGATTCGAGCGTGCGGACGTGCTGGCGCGGGTGGCAGCGGTCGAGCGCACCTCCGAGCATCCGATCGCCGAGGCCATCGTTGCCGCAGCGCGTGCGGATGGCCTGGAGCGTGCCGCCGCCGAGGGCTTCGAAGCCGAGGCCGGCTACGGCGTGCGCGCGCAGGTGGGCGGGCAGCGCGTCGAGGTCGGCGCCGACCGCCTGATGCGCCGCCTGGGGCTGGACGTCGGTGTGTTCGCCGACGCTGCGGCGCGCCTGGCCAACGAGGGCAAGTCGCCGCTGTACGCGGCGATCGACGGCCGGCTCGCGGCCATCCTGGCGGTGGCCGACCCGCTCAAGCCGAGCTCGGTGGCGGCGGTGAAGGCACTGCACGCGCTCGGCCTGAAGGTGGCGATGATCACCGGCGACAACGAGCGCACTGCGCGCGCGATCGCGCGCCAGGCGGGGATCGACGAGGTCATCGCCGAGGTGCTGCCCGACGGCAAGGTGGCGGCGCTGCGCACGCTGGCGGGCCGCGATGGCGAGGGGGAGGCGGCCGGCCGCCGCGTCGCCTTCGTCGGCGACGGCATCAACGATGCGCCCGCGCTCGCCGAGGCCGACGTGGGCATCGCGATCGGCACCGGCACCGACGTCGCCATCGAGAGCGCCGACGTGGTGCTGATGTCGGGCGACCTGATGGGCGTGCCACGCGCGATCGCGCTGTCGCGCGCGACGATGCGCAACATCGGCCAGAACCTGTTCTGGGCCTTCGCCTACAACGCGGCGCTGATTCCACTCGCCGCGGGCGTCTTCTACCCCGCCTTCGGTCTGCTGCTTTCGCCGGTGTTCGCGGCGGCGGCGATGTCGATGTCGAGCGTGTTCGTGCTCGGCAACGCGCTGCGCCTGCGCCGCTTCGGCGCCGACCTGCCGGTGGCGGCTGAGGGAGGCACGCCATGA
- a CDS encoding DUF411 domain-containing protein: MNIPAQPKRRALRALLATALLGLAGLAPAHAAGEEVVMYKDPNCGCCGKWAEHMREHGFKVKEVATTQMDVVKREARVPQALGSCHTAKVGGYVVEGHVPAADVRRMLGEKPAISGISAPGMPMGSPGMEGPYPADRYEVVSFDAGGRTAVFARH, encoded by the coding sequence ATGAACATCCCCGCGCAACCGAAGCGCCGCGCCCTGCGCGCCCTGCTCGCCACCGCACTGCTCGGCCTGGCCGGCCTCGCCCCCGCCCACGCCGCGGGCGAAGAGGTCGTCATGTACAAGGACCCCAACTGCGGCTGCTGCGGCAAGTGGGCCGAGCACATGCGCGAGCACGGCTTCAAGGTCAAGGAAGTCGCCACCACGCAGATGGATGTGGTCAAGCGCGAAGCGCGCGTGCCGCAGGCGCTCGGTTCCTGCCACACGGCGAAGGTCGGCGGCTACGTCGTCGAAGGCCATGTGCCGGCGGCCGACGTCCGCCGCATGCTCGGCGAGAAGCCAGCCATCTCGGGCATCTCCGCGCCCGGCATGCCGATGGGCTCGCCGGGCATGGAAGGCCCCTACCCGGCCGACCGCTACGAGGTCGTCAGCTTCGACGCCGGGGGCAGGACGGCGGTGTTCGCCCGCCATTGA
- a CDS encoding RNA methyltransferase produces MNIDAIRQRLRALGARPSHEARLLRAWLQGRALDAGPHTESNRLPKALHAALPALEAELLALARVRSEHPGEDGTRLLVALADGQTVESVLLPRDGLCVSTQLGCAVGCVFCMTGRDGLLRQLGSAEIVAQVALARRMRRVHKVVFMGMGEPAHNLDAVVEAIELLGTEGAIPHKNLVLSTVGDVRVFERLPQMRVRPALALSLHTTKAGLRAQLLPRAPRIDPAELVALGEAWARASGYPIQYQWTLIEGVNDGDDELDGIVRLLAGKYAVMNMIPFNTVDGLAFRRPRAERAAEIARTLHRRGILTKLRQSAGQDVDAGCGQLRAREARLEFVRREDKRAARAADVSAVDR; encoded by the coding sequence ATGAACATCGACGCCATCCGCCAGCGTCTGCGCGCGCTCGGCGCCCGCCCCAGCCACGAAGCTCGCCTGCTGCGCGCCTGGCTGCAGGGCCGCGCCCTCGACGCCGGGCCTCACACCGAATCGAACCGCCTGCCCAAGGCGCTGCACGCCGCGCTGCCCGCCCTCGAGGCCGAGCTGCTCGCGCTCGCGCGCGTGCGCTCCGAACACCCGGGCGAGGACGGCACCCGCTTGCTGGTGGCGCTCGCCGACGGCCAGACGGTGGAGAGCGTGCTGCTGCCGCGCGATGGCCTGTGCGTGTCCACCCAGCTCGGCTGCGCGGTGGGCTGCGTGTTCTGCATGACCGGCAGGGATGGCCTGCTGCGCCAGCTCGGCAGCGCCGAGATCGTCGCCCAGGTGGCGCTGGCGCGGCGCATGCGCCGCGTGCACAAGGTGGTGTTCATGGGCATGGGCGAGCCGGCGCACAACCTCGACGCGGTGGTCGAGGCGATCGAGCTGCTCGGCACCGAGGGCGCCATCCCGCACAAGAACCTGGTGCTGTCCACCGTGGGCGACGTGCGTGTCTTCGAGCGTCTGCCGCAGATGCGGGTGAGGCCGGCGCTGGCGCTGTCGCTGCACACCACCAAGGCCGGGCTGCGCGCGCAGCTGCTGCCGCGCGCACCGCGCATCGACCCGGCCGAGCTGGTTGCCCTCGGCGAGGCCTGGGCGCGCGCTTCCGGCTATCCGATCCAGTACCAGTGGACGCTGATCGAGGGCGTGAACGACGGTGACGACGAGCTCGACGGCATCGTGCGCCTGCTCGCCGGCAAGTACGCGGTGATGAACATGATCCCCTTCAACACCGTCGATGGCCTCGCTTTCCGCCGACCGCGCGCCGAGCGTGCCGCCGAGATCGCGCGCACGCTGCACCGGCGCGGCATCCTCACCAAGCTGAGGCAGTCGGCGGGGCAGGACGTGGATGCCGGCTGCGGCCAACTGCGCGCCCGCGAGGCCAGGCTGGAATTCGTGCGCCGCGAGGACAAGCGTGCGGCGCGCGCGGCCGACGTGTCCGCCGTCGATCGTTGA
- a CDS encoding MoxR family ATPase: MSALRFEGSQEYVATPDLMLAVNAAIRLQRPLLIKGEPGTGKTMLAEQVAAALGLPLLQWHIKSTTKAQQGLYEYDAVSRLRDSQLGDDRVKDIGNYIVKGVLWQAFEAEQPTVVLIDEIDKADIEFPNDLLRELDRMEFHVYETRQTIQARHRPIVFITSNNEKELPDAFLRRCFFHYIRFPDRDTMQRIVDVHFPGLRKDLLTQALEVFFGLRDIPGLKKKPSTSELIDWLKLLVAEDIPPAALHSQDGKVVIPPLHGALLKNEQDVHLFERLVFMARHNR; this comes from the coding sequence ATGTCCGCCCTGCGCTTCGAAGGCTCGCAAGAATACGTCGCCACCCCCGACCTGATGCTCGCGGTGAACGCCGCCATCCGCCTGCAGCGCCCACTGCTGATCAAGGGCGAACCGGGCACCGGCAAGACCATGCTCGCCGAGCAGGTCGCCGCCGCGCTCGGCTTGCCGCTGCTGCAATGGCACATCAAATCGACCACCAAGGCGCAACAGGGCCTCTACGAGTACGACGCGGTGTCGCGCCTGCGCGACTCGCAGCTCGGTGACGATCGCGTCAAGGACATCGGCAACTACATCGTCAAGGGCGTGCTGTGGCAGGCCTTCGAGGCCGAGCAGCCGACCGTGGTGCTGATCGACGAGATCGACAAGGCCGACATCGAGTTTCCCAACGATCTGCTGCGCGAGCTCGACCGCATGGAGTTCCATGTGTACGAGACGCGCCAGACCATCCAGGCGCGCCACCGGCCGATCGTCTTCATCACCTCGAACAACGAGAAGGAGCTGCCCGACGCCTTCCTGCGCCGGTGCTTCTTCCACTACATCCGCTTCCCCGACCGCGACACCATGCAGCGCATCGTGGACGTGCACTTTCCCGGCCTGCGCAAGGACCTGCTGACGCAGGCGCTCGAGGTCTTCTTCGGCCTGCGCGACATTCCCGGCCTCAAGAAGAAGCCCTCCACGTCCGAGCTGATCGACTGGCTCAAGCTGCTGGTGGCGGAGGACATTCCACCCGCGGCGCTGCACAGCCAGGACGGCAAGGTGGTGATTCCGCCCCTGCATGGCGCGCTGCTCAAGAACGAGCAGGACGTGCACCTGTTCGAGCGCCTGGTGTTCATGGCGCGTCACAATCGCTGA